The stretch of DNA GGACTCGTACGTGGTGAGGATGAGCACGCGAATGTCGGGCTCGCGGGCGAGTATGCGCGCCGTCGCCTCGTCACCGGTGCACCCGGGCATGCGCAGGTCCATGAGCACGACGTCGGGGCGCTCCGCCAGGGCCGTCGCGACGGCGCCCTCGCCATCGCTGGCCTGCCCGACGACCTGCACGTCGTCCGCGTCCTGCAGCAGGGCGACGATGCCTGCGCGGACGATCGGGTGGTCGTCCGCCACGACGACCCGGATCACCGGGTCACCTCGGTCGGCGCTGATGTGACAGCCGGGAGGCGCGGCTCGGCCCCGGTGGGCAGGTCCACGGTGACGACGGTGCCGCCTCCGGCGTCGCTCGTGATCGTGCAGGTGCCGCCCGCGAGGGCCAGTCGTTCGCGGAGCCCGCGGAGCCCGTGACCGGCGGTGGGCAGGGTCGGGTCGAAGCCGGCGCCGTCGTCCGCGACACGGAGCGCGGCGCGGCCGTCCTCGACCTGCAGGACGACCTGCACCGATGACGCCGCGGCATGCGCTCGGACGTTCGCCAGCGCCTCTTGCGCGACACGGAGCAGCACGACCTGCGCGTCGCGGTCCAGCGCGCAGTCGGACGCCTCGACCCGCACCGGTGTGCCGGTCTCGCGTCCGAAGCGTTCGCCGAGGCGGTGCAGCGCGGCGCCGAGTCCGTCGCTCGCGACACCGGCGGCACCGGCTGCGACGAGTGTGCGGGACTCCTCGAGCGCGGTTCGGGCCGACTCCTCGAGCACGGCGAGGCGGTCGTGCAAGCGGTCGAGTCGGTCGCCGGTCAGGTCGCCCCGGGCGCGCTCGGTGAGCATGACGATCCCGGCGAGGTCCTGCGCCACGGTGTCGTGGAGCTCCCGCGCCAGCCGCGCCCGCTCGCTGGTCACGCCGGCAGCGCGGTTCGCCTCAGCGAGCGAATGCTGCGTCGCCTCGAGCTGCTCGATGAGCCTGCGGCGCTCGTCGGACAGTCGGGCGATCCGGAAGATCCAGAGCCCGAGCGCGCATGCGCCGAGGACGCTGATCGCCTCGATCAGGACCGTGCCGCCGAGGGCGTCCGGGCCGGATGCGATCTGCAGGCCGACGCCCGACGCGATGCCGATCGCGACCGAGACCCAGACGGCGGTGCGGATGCGCTCGACCTGGCACCACGCCACGGGGAACAGGACGGACTGGATGAACGCGGTGCTCGGGACGACCGCGGGCAGGACGAGGGCGACGACCACGAGCAACGGCACGAACGCCGCTGCGGCGCGGGGCTCGTCGTACCCACGCCAGCCGTACGTCACGTACGCCAGGGCGAGCAACCCGAGGGCGACGAAGGCCGGCCAGCGTGACGGCCAGGGCGACCAGTCGGTCGCGGCGATCACCGACACGAGCGCGACGGCGACTGCGACCGCGACGTGCAGTCCCCAGTTGCGGTGCCTGGTGATCCGGTCCATGCCGACAGCATCCCATCGACTGCGGCCGTTGCGCGGTTCCTCCACAGCCCCATCACCCGTCTCGCCGGTTCCACCGGAACGTCAGGAGGCAGGCGACGGTGCCGAGGACCAGCCATGCTGCCAGGACGAGGGTTCCGAGTCCGAGGTGCCACGCGCCTCCCGGCTCGGCGGACGCGAACGCGCCCGGCAGGAACACCGAGCGCATCCCGGACGCCATCCAGCGCAGGGGGAACACGCTCGCGACGGTCTGCAGCCAGTCAGGGAGCTGGGTGAAGGGGAGGTACACACCGGAGATGAACTGCAGGACCAG from Curtobacterium sp. SGAir0471 encodes:
- a CDS encoding sensor histidine kinase, encoding MDRITRHRNWGLHVAVAVAVALVSVIAATDWSPWPSRWPAFVALGLLALAYVTYGWRGYDEPRAAAAFVPLLVVVALVLPAVVPSTAFIQSVLFPVAWCQVERIRTAVWVSVAIGIASGVGLQIASGPDALGGTVLIEAISVLGACALGLWIFRIARLSDERRRLIEQLEATQHSLAEANRAAGVTSERARLARELHDTVAQDLAGIVMLTERARGDLTGDRLDRLHDRLAVLEESARTALEESRTLVAAGAAGVASDGLGAALHRLGERFGRETGTPVRVEASDCALDRDAQVVLLRVAQEALANVRAHAAASSVQVVLQVEDGRAALRVADDGAGFDPTLPTAGHGLRGLRERLALAGGTCTITSDAGGGTVVTVDLPTGAEPRLPAVTSAPTEVTR